TTGCCGGTGGATTCGCCGTGGCGGATGAAGATTACGCGCATGGCTATTCAAACAGCTCCGCGTGAGTGCCGGCGCGCACGAAGTTCACCAGATTCCCCTCAATCGTATAGATCAGGAGGAAATCGCCGCCGATATGGCACTCGCGATGATCGCTCCAATCGCCTTTCAGCGGATGATCCAGCCATTCCGGGCCTAACGGCGCGTCGTTGGCGATGAGCATCATCATCGCTTCCTTGAGCTGTTTCATGTTGTAGCGCCCGCTGCGCGACAGC
Above is a window of Novosphingobium sp. EMRT-2 DNA encoding:
- a CDS encoding type II toxin-antitoxin system YafQ family toxin → MPSTKKPASSKRASFPREASYEKRFVKDWERLSRSGRYNMKQLKEAMMMLIANDAPLGPEWLDHPLKGDWSDHRECHIGGDFLLIYTIEGNLVNFVRAGTHAELFE